A genomic region of Miscanthus floridulus cultivar M001 chromosome 3, ASM1932011v1, whole genome shotgun sequence contains the following coding sequences:
- the LOC136541710 gene encoding aquaporin PIP2-6: protein MGKEVDVSTLEAGGVRDYADPPPAPLIDIDELGKWSLYRAVIAEFVATLLFLYITVATVIGYKHQTDATASGTDAACGGVGILGIAWAFGGMIFILVYCTAGISGGHINPAVTFGLFLARKVSLVRALLYMAAQSLGAICGVALVKGFQSGFYARYGGGANEVSPGYSTGTGLAAEIIGTFVLVYTVFSATDPKRNARDSHVPVLAPLPIGFAVFMVHLATIPITGTGINPARSLGAAVVYNNSKAWSDQWIFWVGPFIGAAIAALYHQIVLRASARGYGSFRSNA from the exons ATGGGCAAGGAGGTGGACGTGTCCACTCTGGAGGCCGGCGGTGTCCGTGACTACGCGGACCCTCCGCCGGCACCGCTGATTGACATCGACGAGCTCGGCAAGTGGTCCCTGTACCGCGCCGTGATCGCCGAGTTCGTGGCCACGCTGCTGTTCCTCTACATCACCGTGGCCACCGTGATTGGGTACAAGCACCAGACGGACGCGACGGCGTCGGGGACGGACGCGGCGTGCGGCGGCGTGGGCATCCTCGGCATCGCGTGGGCGTTCGGCGGCATGATCTTCATCCTCGTCTACTGCACCGCCGGTATCTCCGGTGGCCACATCAACCCAGCCGTCACGTTCGGCCTCTTCCTGGCCCGGAAGGTGTCCCTGGTGCGCGCGCTGCTGTACATGGCCGCGCAGAGCCTCGGCGCCATCTGCGGCGTCGCGCTCGTCAAGGGATTTCAGAGCGGATTCTACGCGCGCTACGGCGGCGGCGCCAACGAGGTCAGTCCCGGGTACTCCACCGGCACGGGGCTCGCCGCCGAGATCATCGGCACCTTCGTGCTCGTCTACACCGTCTTCTCCGCCACCGATCCCAAGCGCAACGCCCGCGACTCCCACGTCCCG GTGTTGGCGCCGCTTCCAATTGGATTTGCTGTGTTCATGGTGCACCTGGCGACGATCCCGATCACCGGCACAGGGATCAACCCGGCGAGGAGTCTCGGTGCCGCCGTCGTGTACAACAACAGCAAGGCTTGGAGCGACCAG TGGATCTTCTGGGTTGGTCCGTTCATCGGCGCGGCAATCGCAGCGCTATACCACCAGATCGTCCTCCGCGCCAGCGCCAGGGGCTACGGCTCCTTCCGGAGCAACGCCTAG